TCTTTTTGCGCAGGACTCAGTTTATAATTATACTGGAACAGCGCACCTTCAAAATCGCCGTATGACGGGTTAGGGATTACGATGTAGCGGCTGCCAAATTCTTTTTGCAGTTTTTGGGTTATCGCCGTGCGGTTTTCTTCGGTAGGATGATTATCATACAGCATATTAAAATCGGGCAGGTTATCGCCGCAAAGCAGTAAGATCTCATGCGTTTTTAATACTTCCTGGCGGCGATCTTCTTTACTGGAGTTGCCGTTTTTTAAAAACAAATGCTCATCGTTGGCATTGGGCATGGCGTATTTCTGCAGATTGTACAGTGTGGCGCCACGCTCGTTCTCGTTACGGTTGGTGATATAGTAAATGGTGATACCTTTTGAGGCCGCATATTTAAAAAAGGCTGGTGCACCGGGCACGGTATCGGCCTGGGCCTTATCTGTCCACTGTTTCCAGGTTTTATCGCTGTAATCTGCATTTTTCAGACCTTGTGCAGCATCGTAAGGACTATTATCCAACAAAGTTTCGTCAATATCGGTCACAATGGCCAGCGGCTTGGTACTTACCTTTTTTACGCCTTCGTCTACACGCTGTTTGGCAATGTTATACGCCTGAAAACATAATGCCCTATATTCGGCCGCCCTTTGCTGCCATAAAGACGCCCATATTTTACCATCGTTGGTAATGGATGTATTGCCATTAACAGCTGATGCTGCATTGGCTGTAGAAGGGGCAGTTGTAGTGGTTACTTTTTTTGATGCGCAAGCGCCGAGCACTAAAAGGGCTGGTATTAAATAGCAATAGCTTTTTTTCATTTTTTGAGCATAAACCAATAGAATGTCATGCTGAACTTGTTTCAGCACCTCACATACAAGGCTTACCGTATGCTGGCTACCTGTGCTGTGAGATCCCGAAATAAATTCGGGATGACCAATATATTAGACTTTTATAAAAGTTCGGGCTTAATTTTATCCTTGAACTCCTTGGCAAATTTATTCAGTTTTGGCTGGATCACAAATGCACAGTACGATTTATTAGGATTATCGTTAAAATAGTTCTGATGATAATCTTCCGCCGAATAAAACTCACTGGCCGGGGTAATTTCTGTAACTATCGGATCATCAAAAACATGTTCATTGGTCAATGTTTTGATCATAGCTTCCGATGCCTGTTTCTGCTCATGGGTATAGTAAAATATAGCCGAGCGGTATTGTGTGCCCACATCATTACCCTGACGGTTTAACGTAGTAGGATTGTGCGTTTTGAAAAACACCAATAGTAATTCATCAAATGAAATTACGTCGGCATCATACTCCAGGTGTATCACCTCAGCATGGCCGGTGGCGCCGGTACAAACCTGCTCATAAGTAGGGTTTAAAACCTTACCACCCATATAGCCGGATGTTACTGAGATTACACCTTTAAGTGATTGAAATACAGCTTCGGTGCACCAAAAGCAACCGTTGCCAAATGTTATTTTTTGTATGTTCATGCTATTTATAAACGAAGTTAATACTTGTTTGGTTTATGCAGATAATGGCCTCTTTGAAAATGTCATTCAAATTACTAAATTAGTAATTACACATTCACTAAACCCTAAATTCATGAAAATTGCAGTATTAATTGCCCGCATTTTGCTGGGCCTCATCTTTGTGGTATTTGGTCTTCATTTCTTTTTCCATTTTTCCTTTATGCCGGCCCCAACGCCCATGCCCGAAAAAGCACAAGCCTTTACCGGCGGCCTTTATGGTTCCGGTTATTTTTTACAGTACATGAAAGTGATTGAAATTACAAGCGGCCTGGCTATACTGGTTAACCGCTTTACCGCTTTCTTTTTGCTCATCCTGTTTCCGATAACGTTAAACATATTCCTGTTTCATGCTATTTTAGTACCATCGGGCATACCCGTTGCAGCTGTTATTATTATACTGCACTTATTTTTGGCTTTTGCCTACCGTAAATATTACGCCAGCCTATTTACGGCTGTGCCAACCATATCATAAACCATATACAAACAAAAAAGCCGCCCGATATATGTCGGGAGGCTTTTTGTTTATTGACTCTTTTGCGCTTGTTGCATGGGGTTTGGCCCGGCAGTAACGCCTCTTGGCAAACTTTGCTGCTTAAATAGCTCAAACCTTGATGGCTGGTATTCGCGTGGCCAGCTATTATTGCTTTCGTCAATATCGGCGGTTTCGCGGTATGGGTCGAGTTTAATGCCTTTTACCTCTTTAGTTTTGGCAAAAACCTTGGTGATCTTATTTTCATTTTTACGCCAGATGTAGGCTGATATTTTTTCAACCTCCTTGGTGCCATCGGCATAGGTCCACTCAATAATTAAAGGGGTAACCAGGCCGCCTTTGTTACTGAAGCTAACCTCGTAAAAGTAGTTCTTGCTATCGTACAGTTTCTTTTCGGCTGGGGTAGCAGCATTGTACATGGCCTGGTAACTTTGTGTAGTGGCTGGCGTTGCTGCGAAACGATCCCACTTACTGTAAAAATCCTGCAGGGAAGTATCAGCCTCTACCGCGAACCGGGTACCCGCTTCTTTATTACGGGTGGTGCTGATGTTTTCGAGGTTACGATCATATTGTGCCCGATCGGCAGTAGCTTCCACAGCCGGATTTTTGGTATTGAGGCGATAATATTTTACACTGTCGATAGATACGTCGACAGGATCAGTTCCGTAGAACCATCCGCGCCAGAACCAATCCAGGTCAACTGCCGAGGCATCTTCCATCGTACGGAAAAAGTCGGCTGGTGTTGGATGTTTAAAGGCCCAGCGATGCGCGTAGGTTTTAAAGGCATAGTCAAACAGTTCGCGGCCCATCACGGTTTCGCGCAGGATATTTAAAGCGGTTGCCGGTTTTGAGTAAGCGTTGGGGCCAAACATCACAATATTCTCGGAGTTGGTCATGATAGGCTCTAACTGATCTTTCGGCATCTTCATGTAATCAACAATCTTATAAGCCGGACCGCGTTGTGACGGGTAGCGGCTATCCCACTCCTGCTCGGCCATATACTGGCAAAAGGTATTCAGCCCCTCGTCCATCCAGGTCCACTGGCGCTCGTCGGAGTTTACAATCATCGGGAAAAAGTTATGCCCAACTTCATGGATAATTACACCGATCATACCGTTTTTGGTGGCCTCGCTGTATGTACCATCCTTTTCGGCGCGACCATAATTAAAGCAGATCATCGGGTATTCCATACCGTTGGAGGCTTCTACAGAAATAGCTACCGGGTAAGGATATGGGAAGGTATGCTTGGAATAAGTTTTCAAAGTGTGCGCTACCACCTTGGTGGAATATTTGCGATAAAGCGGATATGCCTCGGGGCCATAGTACGACATGGCCATCACTTTTTTGCCACCATCAATCTGGGTACTCATAGCATCCCAAACTATCCGGCGTGAGGATACCCAGGCAAAATCGCGTACGTTTTCGGCGTGGAAGGTCCAGGTTTTGCGTGCCGATGCATGATTTTTCATGGCCTGTTTTACCTCATCCAGCGTAACTATCTCTTGCGGTGTAGTTGCAGACTGTGCGGCGTTCCAGCGTTTCAACTGCGCTGCGGTAAGGGTTTGTGCATAGTTAGAGCATTGACCGGTACCACCTACAATATGATCAGCAGGTACATTCATGCTCACTTTAAAATCACCAAAGGTTAAAGCAAACTCACCACGACCGGTGAACTGTTTGTTTTGCCAGCCCTGAAAATCGCTATAAACAGCCATACGCGGATACCATTGTGTCATGGTATACAGATAGTTACCATCCTCCGGAAAATATTCGTAACCGCCACGGCCACCAATAGTTAAGCGATCTGATATATTATACCACCAGTTAATTTTAAAGCGAAATTTTTGTCCCGGCTGCAAAGTAACCGGAAGCTCAACACGCATCATAGTTTGGTTAATGGTATAGTTGAGCGCGGTGCCATTGGCATCTTTAACGCTCACAATGTGGTTACCCAGATCAAGATCATGCCCCATAATGCCCTGCAACTGACGGATGGTCATTTTGCTTTGCATTTTGCTTTCATCAAACTTGGCGCTTTCTGCATCCTTTTTATGCTCGTTCTCATCCAGCTGCAGCCACAGATAGGTAAGCGGATCGGGCGAATTGTTGGTATAGGTGATGGTTTCGTTACCATCTAAACGCTGCTTATCATCGTTAAGCGTGGCACTGATTTCGTAATCGGCCTTTTGCTGCCAGTATTTTGGACCGGGAGCGCCCGAAGCCGAGCGGTACTCGTTTGGCGTAGAGATCATGGTACCCAGTTGCTCAAAACGGTTACCGTGATTAGAGCCAGGGTTATTATCATACTGCGCCCAGGCGGCAGATGTTAATAGCGTACAGGAAAATAATGCGAAGTAAAATTTATTCATCTGAATTTTATGAGTAAAAAGCGTTCAATGCACATGATAAAAGCAATTCCAAATATAGCCGACGAAAGGAACATTGTCCACTCACGCTGTGGTGTTTTGGCAAATTTGATTAATAAATAAGAGATAAGTAACGCAGATATTACAATTAGCACCTGCCCAAACTCCAGCCCCAGGTTAAAAGCAAACAGCTGCGCGGTAATATTACTGCTGCTCCCCAGCAAACTTTTGAGGTAATTAGAGAAACCCATACCATGTATCAGTCCGAAAAAAAGCGCCAGCGTATAGTTAAGGCGCATGGTGGTTACCGTGCGTTTTTTATTGAATACATTTACCAAACTGGTAAAAACAATGGTTACGGGTATCAGGAATTCAATAAGAGAGGTGTTGATATGGATGATATTTAAAACACTTAATGCCAGCGTGATAGAATGACCAATAGTAAAGGCTGTAACCAGCACAAGTACCTTGCGCCAGTCGGCCAGCAGATAAGTTCCGCACAGTACGGTTACAAACAAAATATGGTCGTATCCTTCCCAGTTGCAGATGTGCTGCCACCCCAGTTCAAAGTATAAAGAAAAATCAGTCATGTAGTCAAATTCGCAATTGCGAATAAAATTAACGTTTTTTGCGTAAAGCAAAACTATTTAACGCAATTATGTTGCAATTAATAATTATCAGCTGGCTCAGCTTCTTCCATCCCTTTTATGTGAGCGTTACTGAAATTAACCATAATGCCCATACGCAGGCGGTTGAGGTAAGCTGCCGCATATTTTATGATGATTTAGAACGTACGCTGGAGAAACAATACCACACCCATGTAGATATTGTAAAGCCTGCCGATAAAAACAAAATGAACCAGCTGCTAAGTGATTATATTAAAAAGCACCTCATCATTAAAGCCGATGGCAAACCACTCGCGTTAAGCTACGTGGGCTACGAAATTCAGGAAGATGCCGCATGGGCTTATTTTGAAATTAAAGGCATTAACAAGGTTAAAAAGTTTGAGGTACATGACGATCTGCTGTTTACCGAACACCCGGAACAGATCAATATGCTGCATGTAACCGTAGGCGGCCAACGCAAAAGCACCAAACTAAGCAACCCGGATAGCGACGCGGCATTTGAGTTTTAAAGAGGGATCAAAGAGCAAGAACAAAGGACTATCAGACTAAAGAATTGTCATGCTGAACGTAGCGAAGCATCTATTGTTCGCCATGCATGTTTAAGAGCAGATCCTTCGCTTCGCTCAGGATGACAGAAAGTTTTTTTATCCTTTATCTTTTTATCCTTGCTCTTTGATCCTTTTTCACTCTTCCTTCTTCAAAATCCCTTTTGCTACACTTTCATCAATCAGCGTTTTGGCAAAATCCCAAAGGGTTTCTGAGCCTTGCTGTATGATGCTTTTCTTTTGCACTACTTTATCATAACTAACGTTATGCTCTTTCCAGGTTCCTCCATTGTTGGATATGTTTTGAAGCAATGGCTCCAAGCGATCCATTGCGCGGGCAAATTTGGCTTCCGGGGTTTCACCAGCCTCAAATTCTTCCCATATGGCAGTAAATTCTTCGGCTTGTTCTGTTGGTAACAGACCGAAAATCCTTTCAGCAGCTTTACGCTCAGCTTCGGTATTGGTGTGATTGAGTACCGTATCGTACAAAAAAACATCACCGGCATCAATCTCTACTACGTCATGTATCAGCAGCATTTTGATCACTTTAAGCGTGTTTACAGGTTCGTTGGAGTGTTCGGCCAGAACCATAGTCATCACTGCTAAGTGCCAGCTGTGCTCGGCGTCGTTCTCGTTCCTGTCGCTGTTAAAAAGGCGGGTTTTACGCTGGATGTATTTTACTTTGTCTATTTCGTGGATAAAAGCCACTTGTTGGATGAGATGCTCAAAATTCATATCTATTGTTTAAGCATTGCAAATATAACTCATATTTAAATTTATCCAGCTGTTATTAATGAAAAAGAAACAGGATACAATTTGATTTGTTAAACAGATTATAACCTAAAAATTAAGCATTTTTTGTACTATCTGGTACATCCTAATTCACAAAAATTGCTGTAACTTGCTTGCATATTAGTTAACTTTTCTAAAAATAATTGCCGTTGACGTATGACCGTATTAGAAAACGAGTTTCTTAAAGTAGCCATTGATTTGAAGGGCGCGCAGCTCAGTTCATTTTATAACAAGCAAACGGGTATTGAACACCTTTGGCAAGCCAACCCTGATATTTGGCCCTGGCATTCGCCCAATCTGTTCCCGGTTGTGGGCGGTTTGATCAACAACCAGTTATTGGTTGAGGGTCAGCCATACGAAATGGGAAGGCATGGCTTTGCACGGCAATCAGAATTTATTTTGCTGGAAGCCGATGAAGTATCAGCTAGTTTCTCGCTCCCTTACTGCGAAAAAACCTTGCAGGTATATCCGTACAAATTTGATTACCAGGTTTTATATATGCTCATCGATAACTCGTTGAGGGTTACGCATAAGGTGATCAACCTGGATAAAAAGACCATCTACTTTTCGGTTGGTGCCCATCCAGCCTTTAACATACCGTTTTTTAAGGATGAAAATTATGAGGATTATTACCTTGAATTTGAAACCGACGAGCACCTGGAAGCCAATATGCTATCGGCTGATGGCTTTTTTACCGGCGAAACCCATCCCGTGGCTACACCTGGCAATAAACTTCACTTAACCCGCCATTTATTTGATGCTGATGCCCTTGTTTTTAAACAGCTCAACTCACGCATGGTGAGTATCAAAAGTAAAAAGCATGATCAGTCTGTTTCGGTAGAATTTCCACACTATAATTACTTAGGTGTATGGGCTAAACCTGGTGCCGATTTTGTGTGTATTGAACCCTGGCTGGGTTGTGCCGATACGCAGGATCACCACGTAAACATCAACAAAAAAGAAGCTATACAAACCCTGCATGCGGGCCATGTTTTTGAGGCTCCTTATTTTATTAGTCTTTAGGCAGGATTTTTGCAGCAAAAAATAGAAAAAGCGGTAAAACATTTTTGCTGCTTTTTTATTTTACAATAATTAAACACAACACGCTATTAAAACTAATTAACATGAAAAAGAAAATTTATCTTATCGCCCTCACTATGCTGCTTTCAGTCGCGGCATTTAACAGCTACGCATCTACCGCTACAGACGGTGCTTTAACTATATTGAGTAAGGAACAAATAGCCAGTATGACTACTGAGCAAAAAGAAGCCCGTGTAGAAGAGATTAAAGCCAGGGTGAACGAAATTAAAGCTATGGATAAATCGGAGCTTACCAAGCAAGATCGCAAGGAGTTACGTACCGAACTTAAAGGCTTAAAACATGAAGCCAACGCATTGGGCGGCGGTGGCATTTATCTTTCTTTAGGTGCTATTATCATTATCATTTTAGTATTGATCCTGATACTGTAATCTTTTATATAAAACAAAAAAGCCTCTTGTTATAAACATGAGGCTTTTTTTGTGTCTAAAATAACCCTAACTGGCCTTTATCATCCAACTGGATGTCGTCTGGGTTAGTGATCTCAAAGTCTACTTTTTTATGAACTTCTTTGGGTTGATCATCCGATGGTTCCGCTTCTTTGTCCTCTGGTTCTTTCGGTTCCTGTTTTGGAGCTGCTGGCTGTACCGGGGATGCCTGCCATTTAGCTTTAGGCTGAACAATTTCCGGTTCGGATTCATCGCCCGATAGCTGATCAACAGGTTCCTCTGCACCTGCTTCTTCATCTAATTCGGTTTCCGGTTCTTCTGTATCAACGGGCTCATCCACGCCTTCGCTATCGGCTATCAGTTCCACTGATTTTACCGGGAATTGCGACAGCCGGTTACCCATAGCCTTCATCCCTTTTACATCAATCAGTTCGGCCAGATTTACTTCAATCGTTTCAGGGGTCTGATCTTTACCTTTCAGTTGAACCACACTCACCAGAGGTGATTCTTTAGCCATCAATATCAGTTTTGATCCGGCTTCTTCACTGATGATACTTACCTGTTTGCCTAAAGCTATAAGTTCAAACGAGAAACGCTTTACCATATAGTTTTTTGATTTGCCATCCAGGTGGATAACCGAGTAAACTTTCTTGGGGTTGTACTTTTCAATCAGGATCATCTTATCATCAAAGTGATTATTCAGATCAAAACTGGTCAATTCATATACACCGTTACTCAGCACATTCAATATCCGGTCATCACCATCAAATTCGCCCAGGTATTTACCGCGGCTATCGGCATTCAGGCGTTTAAGGATATCGTCGTACCAGATCTTACGACCAGCCAGTGTTGATATACCTTTACTTTTCAGGATGATCTTTTTAACCGGGTATTTGGTAATAATGTTACCCATAGAACCACGGCCTTTGATAGCCAGGGTGGCAAAATCTTCATCAAACTGCAGTTTTTTGAGTTTGGAGTGCGGTTTTAGCTGCACGTTCACTACCTCGGCCTCGCCGTTAGGATTAGCGCTAAAATATAATACCTTGGTGCCTTTGGTTCCTTTAGTGAGGTCGTATTCCTTATCGCGGGTTACACCCACCACCGAGAAGCGTTTGATATAGCTGATACCGCTCGTGCCATCCTTATAGATCATGTTGTACACGGTGCGCTCGTCATTCTTTTTAAATACAGCCACGTGAATGATCTCTTTACCCACAAACACCTTGTCCTGCACTTTGGTGATGATACAGCGCCCGTCGGCACGGAAAACAATGATCTCGTCGATATCCGAGCAATCGCCCACCAGTTCATCCTTTTTAAGGCCCGAACCTATAAAGCCATCCTCGCGGTTAACATAAAGCTTTACGTTAGCCAATGCTACTTGGGCAGCTTCTACCTTATCAAAGGTGCGCAGCTCGGTTTTACGTTCCCGGTCTTTACCATATTTCTCTTTCAGCTTTTCAAACCAGGCAATGGTATAATCGGTGAGGTGTTTGAGATGGTGTTTCACCTGCTTGATCTCATTCTCCAATGTTTTCATCAGCTCATCCGCTTTTTTAACGTCAAAGCGGGTGATGCTGCTCATGGGTTTATCGATCAGCTTTTTATAATCCTCGGGTAATATCTCCCGGTAAAACTGCGGGAAGAAAGGCTCAAACAAACGGTTCAATACCTCCAACACAGCTTCAAAATTGCCTGAGTTTTCGTATTCGGGGTGTTTGTACATCCCCTCCTGTATAAATATTTTAAGTAATGAACTGAAGAAGATCCGTTCCATCAACTCCTTCAGCCTGATCTCCAGTTCCTGCTTCAGCAAATCTTTTGTAAAAAAAGTGCTTTCATTAAGCATATCATTTACACTCATGAACCGCGGCTTATCATCCTGGATAACGCAGGTATTTGGCGATATAGACACCTCGCAATCAGTAAAAGCATACAACGCGTCGATAGTTACATCGGGCGAAATACCGGGTGCCAGGTGAATAATTATCTCGACATTCTGCGCAGTATTATCTTCGATCTTTTTGATCTTGATCTTACCCTTATCATTGGCCGATATCACACTATCGATCAAACTGCCGGTAGTGGTCGAGAATGGGATCTCGGTAATAGCCAGCGTTTTTTTATCGCGCTCTACAATTTTGGCACGCACCCGGATCTTGCCACCGCGCTGCCCTTCATTATATAACGAAGCATCGGCCATACCACCTGTAGGAAAATCGGGCAGCAGGTTTGGTCGCTCGCCTTTCAATACGGCGATTGATGCATCCAACAGTTCAATAAAATTATGCGGTAATATTTTAGTAGCCAAACCTACCGCAATACCTTCGGCGCCCTGTGCCAGCAGCAAAGGGAATTTTACCGGCAGCGTAATAGGCTCCTTGTTACGCCCGTCATAGCTGGCCTGCCAAACGGTGGTATCAGCATTAAAAACAACGTCAAGCGCAAATTTCGACAGGCGCGCTTCAATATAACGTGGTGCCGCGGCCGAATCGCCGGTTACGGGATCGCCCCAGTTACCCTGGCAATCAATCAGCAGGTTCTTTTGCCCTATCTGTACCATGGCATCGCCAATAGAGGCATCACCATGCGGGTGATACTTCATGGTATTACCTATTACGTTGGCCGCTTTGTTAAAACGTCCGTCGTCCATTTCTTTCAGGGAGTGCAGTATCCGGCGCTGTACGGGTTTTAACCCATCATTAATATGCGGAACGGCACGGTCGAGAATTACGTAAGAAGCATAATCCAGGAACCAGTTTTCGTATAACCCGTCGAGTGAGGTAACATTATGTAATTTTTGTTCATTGCTGTCGGGGATATCGTTTTGATTCAGATCTTCACTCATTATATGCTAAAAAACTTTTGGATGGGTAAAGATAAAAAATTATGCGCGGATGTGCCGACGACGGATTTGCACATTTTGGATTTTGTTAACAATTGGGGATACTTACAAACAAGCGCAAGGCTACGAATTATTCTTAAACTAGCGTACTATTTTGTCAAAAAGTGGGTTTACATGGTTTACACTTTTTACGGTTTAAATTGATTTAATTATTTGACTATCAATGTTTTAATTAAAATTCACGTTGAAATGTGTAAGCCCAGTTTTTTATAAAATTTACTCACCTGCACTCGTTTGCCAGGTTTGTTCTTGACTCGTAATTCCTGATTCTTACCCCTCTTATTGCGCCAAATCATTACAGATAAACAAACTATGATGACTGTCCATATTCAACACCTTGCCTTCCAGCACACTTTGCCCTGCGCTGGCCGGGTTGTTGCCGCTGCCCAGCGGCCAGCTGCCTTTAGTATATAGGATACTGATACCCGCGGTACCAGCCAGGCTCAATCCAAAATCGGTACAGTTATTTTTGTTGAGGTTGTAGTTTTTTTGATCGTACTGCTTAATCACTTTGAGGATCCTTTTAAACCGTCGTTCAGATATGAATTTGCCCACGGTTTCATCCCAGCCGTGCTGCTCATCATTTTTAAAAACAGAGGCCGTAGTTGGGAAGAGTGGTGTGGCCGACAAAAAATGCTCTTTTTGGGGATAAAACCCAAACGATCTGGATACCGATGTTGAATCGGTATTATATTTAATAAGTGTTATAAAGGTATGCCCTACCTTACTCAATTTCACAAATATCTTGCGTTTGCCCGATACAGGTTGTGATATATGGATCAGCATCGCGTAAGCTGAAGCTTTTTTGCCATCATCAAAGGGGTCAACAATATTGGCCAATTTTATAGGTGGCGATTTTACTTCACGGTTGGTGGTGTAGATGTAGTTGTTTGAATCGGCCAGTATTTGCTCATCGATATGGTTAATAGTCAACAAACTGGTAACTGAAGTGTCCCGCTGTAAAGCTGCCAGGGTAGATACAGGTTTACGCTCCGTTATATAGGTACTGTCCAAAGCAGCGGAATCAATCAAATGCGTATTTGTATCCGGATCCCCTACCGGCAGTGTTTTAAAATAACATTTCATCGCCAGCGAATACATCCGCAGCCGGGCAAATATATTGGCCATATGATAATAGAACTTATGGCTGCGTTTTTTGTCGGCTGTAATGACTACTAACTGATTGGACTTTAAAAGATCAGCAACGGGACGGGCGTCATGCTTTTTGCCGTAAACATCCAGATCGGCTACCTTTTGCAGATAATTATCTTCGTCAAAGTCGGCAGCGTTAAGGGTATTATCCGGAGTAGCGTCGGGCTTTTTCAGATTATTAGCAGCAATTACCCGACTATGCACACCATCCGAGTCGACCCGTAATTGCGCATATCTCACTACCGGGGCATCCTGTGCATAAAGAGGTGTTTGCAGTGATAGTAATATAATGGCGCTATACCCTATCCATCGTAATAATACTTTCATTTCATTGCGGTTTGGTTGAACAAAACGGTTATTAAAAACAAAAGCCTTTCATAAAAACTGAAAGGCTCAACAACAAATATTGATCTGTATTTTATGCGCTGCCTTTACAATAACCGGGTGCTACAACACTTAACGTTGCATGCAGAGTTAATGATATGAGCAGCATTTGTAATCATATGGATACAAACATACAAATAGTCTATAAATTTAGTAGTTATTTTATAAAAAGAAATTTGTACTCTTGTTTAGCCATAGCATTTAAGGGCTTGTTATATGAATACTTACGCTTTAATTACCGGAGCCAGCAAAGGCATAGGCAGGGCATTGGCTCTACAGCTCGCAAAAAAAGGTTATCCGGTTTTACTGGTGGCCCGCTCCAGAGATGAACTGCAGGCACTGGCAACCGAAATAATAACCACCTACCAGATACAGGCGCGGTGGCTGGCTATTGATCTGTCTGATAGCGACGCCCCGGAAAAGGTTGTAAAATGGTGTACCGATAATGCCTACGCTGTATCTGTGCTGATCAATAACGCTGGCTATGGCGTTTGGGGCAGTTTTGAAAGCGTAGACATAGCTGGGCAGCTCAACGTGATCGATTTAAATATCAATGCGTTGGTAAAATTAACGCATGGGGCTATCCCTCTATTAAAACAACAAGCACAGGCTTATATATTAAATGTAGGCAGTACGGCCGCCTACCAGGCTGTGCCTACCTTGGGGGTTTATTCGGCCACAAAAGCTTTTGTGTTATCATTTACCCGGGCTTTAAGATATGAACTTAAAGGCACTACTATATCGGTAAGCTGCCTGAGCCCAGGTCCTACGGATACCGGTTTTGCCCATCGCGCAGGTTTGGATGCCTTTGCCGACCTGGCGGCTAAATTCAATATGCAACCAGAGGAAGTTGCTGCAATAGGATTAAAAGGAATGTTCAACAAAAAGGCCGAGATTGTACCCGGCCTGTTGAACAAGCTTTCGGTGATAGGCGCCCGGCACCTACCCAAAGCCCTTATTGAAAAAATAGGTGGGGATCTGTATAAGAGTAAGTAAACAATGAACAGCGCATCATCTTAATGCGCTGTTCGAAGTCTCTGACTTCGGACGACTATGTCTGTAGTTTTAAACTACAGACACCTGGTTTAATGTTTTCCTGTAGTCTGAAGACTACAAGCATATTGGTTCGAAGTCAGAGACTTCGAACAGCGCGGGAACTATCTTAAAGAGACGAAAGATTAAAAACAAGATAAAAGAACTCCACTTTTACCCTCTTTCCGCCACAGGCGAAGAGAGGGTCGCCCAACGAAGTGTAGGCGGGGTGAGTCGACACAGCGCGATACCTGAATTATATCCAATAGCCCCTATTTCTAAAATATATTTCCATAATTATTTGTTTTTCCCAAATCACTTATTACATTTGCATTGTCTATTAAATCTATAGACATTATATATCAAATAATTGACAACACAAAATTTACATATAACCAACGCATGTTACATGCGAATGCCTTTCCCCAAAAAGGTAATGGTTTGTTGTTGTTGATCTTTTTCTCCTCAATACATACTACAATACAATTACCTGCTATTGCATAGCTGGGGATTTCCGCACCATTTTTTTACTATTTACAATTTAAACATGAGTACCGTATATAAAAAATTCACTTTAGGCGATAAG
This window of the Mucilaginibacter inviolabilis genome carries:
- a CDS encoding 5'-nucleotidase, lipoprotein e(P4) family: MKKSYCYLIPALLVLGACASKKVTTTTAPSTANAASAVNGNTSITNDGKIWASLWQQRAAEYRALCFQAYNIAKQRVDEGVKKVSTKPLAIVTDIDETLLDNSPYDAAQGLKNADYSDKTWKQWTDKAQADTVPGAPAFFKYAASKGITIYYITNRNENERGATLYNLQKYAMPNANDEHLFLKNGNSSKEDRRQEVLKTHEILLLCGDNLPDFNMLYDNHPTEENRTAITQKLQKEFGSRYIVIPNPSYGDFEGALFQYNYKLSPAQKDSIIRAKVKADR
- a CDS encoding HupE/UreJ family protein, which encodes MTDFSLYFELGWQHICNWEGYDHILFVTVLCGTYLLADWRKVLVLVTAFTIGHSITLALSVLNIIHINTSLIEFLIPVTIVFTSLVNVFNKKRTVTTMRLNYTLALFFGLIHGMGFSNYLKSLLGSSSNITAQLFAFNLGLEFGQVLIVISALLISYLLIKFAKTPQREWTMFLSSAIFGIAFIMCIERFLLIKFR
- a CDS encoding M1 family metallopeptidase, with translation MNKFYFALFSCTLLTSAAWAQYDNNPGSNHGNRFEQLGTMISTPNEYRSASGAPGPKYWQQKADYEISATLNDDKQRLDGNETITYTNNSPDPLTYLWLQLDENEHKKDAESAKFDESKMQSKMTIRQLQGIMGHDLDLGNHIVSVKDANGTALNYTINQTMMRVELPVTLQPGQKFRFKINWWYNISDRLTIGGRGGYEYFPEDGNYLYTMTQWYPRMAVYSDFQGWQNKQFTGRGEFALTFGDFKVSMNVPADHIVGGTGQCSNYAQTLTAAQLKRWNAAQSATTPQEIVTLDEVKQAMKNHASARKTWTFHAENVRDFAWVSSRRIVWDAMSTQIDGGKKVMAMSYYGPEAYPLYRKYSTKVVAHTLKTYSKHTFPYPYPVAISVEASNGMEYPMICFNYGRAEKDGTYSEATKNGMIGVIIHEVGHNFFPMIVNSDERQWTWMDEGLNTFCQYMAEQEWDSRYPSQRGPAYKIVDYMKMPKDQLEPIMTNSENIVMFGPNAYSKPATALNILRETVMGRELFDYAFKTYAHRWAFKHPTPADFFRTMEDASAVDLDWFWRGWFYGTDPVDVSIDSVKYYRLNTKNPAVEATADRAQYDRNLENISTTRNKEAGTRFAVEADTSLQDFYSKWDRFAATPATTQSYQAMYNAATPAEKKLYDSKNYFYEVSFSNKGGLVTPLIIEWTYADGTKEVEKISAYIWRKNENKITKVFAKTKEVKGIKLDPYRETADIDESNNSWPREYQPSRFELFKQQSLPRGVTAGPNPMQQAQKSQ
- a CDS encoding DUF6702 family protein: MLQLIIISWLSFFHPFYVSVTEINHNAHTQAVEVSCRIFYDDLERTLEKQYHTHVDIVKPADKNKMNQLLSDYIKKHLIIKADGKPLALSYVGYEIQEDAAWAYFEIKGINKVKKFEVHDDLLFTEHPEQINMLHVTVGGQRKSTKLSNPDSDAAFEF
- a CDS encoding DoxX family membrane protein; this translates as MKIAVLIARILLGLIFVVFGLHFFFHFSFMPAPTPMPEKAQAFTGGLYGSGYFLQYMKVIEITSGLAILVNRFTAFFLLILFPITLNIFLFHAILVPSGIPVAAVIIILHLFLAFAYRKYYASLFTAVPTIS
- the msrA gene encoding peptide-methionine (S)-S-oxide reductase MsrA, which encodes MNIQKITFGNGCFWCTEAVFQSLKGVISVTSGYMGGKVLNPTYEQVCTGATGHAEVIHLEYDADVISFDELLLVFFKTHNPTTLNRQGNDVGTQYRSAIFYYTHEQKQASEAMIKTLTNEHVFDDPIVTEITPASEFYSAEDYHQNYFNDNPNKSYCAFVIQPKLNKFAKEFKDKIKPELL
- a CDS encoding HD domain-containing protein, which produces MNFEHLIQQVAFIHEIDKVKYIQRKTRLFNSDRNENDAEHSWHLAVMTMVLAEHSNEPVNTLKVIKMLLIHDVVEIDAGDVFLYDTVLNHTNTEAERKAAERIFGLLPTEQAEEFTAIWEEFEAGETPEAKFARAMDRLEPLLQNISNNGGTWKEHNVSYDKVVQKKSIIQQGSETLWDFAKTLIDESVAKGILKKEE